The window aggggaattatcccaagcaggctcagggcactcgggtactgagcagtcctgctggggtccctctgtgggGGACACACAccgaaacctgggagtgactgcatggagtgcccatggtggggaaaggacagaggggtaGAGCatggctccagtgtgtcctgtaagggcctggctgttttcccctggggctgggggagctgtgccaagagagggagggagagagggactgCAGTAGGGAAGGAGGTGGGGGTGGTTCTGGCAATACATACTGCAGTTATCCCCAGGGATTTAGGGAAGTCTCCCTCagtggggagggagagagccccagggccctgggctgctccagctggccCTCTAGGGATGTTGCACAAGGCCTAGAGGGGGCAAAGATTGTAAAGGGTGTGGAGATtaaccaggagccagcccagagctccccaggtccctgtgcagctttggccatggcCACTCACATCTGACTCCCACGACCTTACCTgagccccttgcagtgcccagttcccaaagGCCGAAGGGGAACCCAGCAGAGCATGGAAGCAGTTCCGTTTTATGCTCCCTTCTAGATTGGGATCGTGACATGGATTCCATGCTTGTCTTTCTGGATGAGAGTGTGAAGACCTCGGCAGATGGTGGAGGCAAGTTCGCAAAGTCCCTTTTTACTTagagaataatcagtgtcagtGTGGCAAAAGGTCACGCATGTCCCACTTTCCTTAAGAGTTGGAAGGTTGTTGAATTCTGGAAGCGTTGCCCTGCTCCCATCTGGAGCCCTGAAGGATCCCACCTGTGGAGGactgctgtcagtgggaggaaggagcatttagctgtccatcttcctcccgtgtgcaatgccagtgtgtccttccgtgtgctctgtgcagccagggagaagggcagagagggaaggggctgggcccagggctgtgccccggggctgagcctttggcagctcctttgctggccccagggagcctgagctgctcctgctgccactgccaagacctggccctgcccagggctggctttagagctgctggcagctccagggagtcctttctgccccgattgccctgcaaggggctccttccatcccagtgtggggccactgcaggcatgaggtccccctgctcctgagtgggaggcagggctgagggagtgccttggagggcaccaatcacccaggtgccctcactgccacttgggcctgaaggagaatcttcaacagtgtcagaggagctcttctgtcctgcctttctttgcagctaacccggttggtgaaagtgatctggcttcccaacccacATTCAGGattgagcctctgggagatgctgagggtaggtcaagactttcctccctgggagagctgccagctcagagcccaaagcttggccagggaggcagcgctgcaggtgccagcacagaaccatgcacgtgtgtgccgtCGGCCTGCGccatcccctcaccgctcctgcggctcagtggtgcccgcgcaggtcagcagagatggcagaagcttctgtggctgttgagtttcaggtgtgtctgcagggaggactttcccaggtccattggtggatgttgcacgcagGACCAGCTCCcttcgcaggggtgagtagtgtctgcctgatgaccccacaggctgagccctggttttgtgggacccattcctgggaaatggaaatatttctcgtaaggtcccctgagaatggagaacaaaCCTAGAGGAGACActaagtccctggaggcatccaaacacatggaggAGATGCCGAGTGATCTGGAGAGACGCcatggtgggtgcatttccctcatgcttcccctgcgactcagcagccagggcctttggctgcacatctggacacgccgtgcccggcacagtgggaagggatccatggcagcctcactgccccacagctgctgctttcacgccctgcaggactgtttcccagcctggcctggttgcagcttctgcccagcctctgcaggaaggcatttggcatcagctgacaggcagcccaaactgcaccatgggcctgagatcccctgggATTTCCCACTCTCTGGGTAGatgcagagaagcagctctgtgcaggagggagggctctggagcagctccaaaacgctggccattttccttgtccttatccatgtctttgacTAGTATtgcctgcaggagaagggcacagcacagaagaATTACAgtgtgcaggctcaggggctcgGGCAATGAGCAGTCCTGTGCCGAGGGGCGGCAAGGTGcttgcaggccccagctctgggggaaacagagaacatcctgcccgtatccaccatgctgccagctcagcagtgcagctcagcacaggctcacgctccccattgctcccacagatgcagccagcaccacaaaaCATGCTGACAACATCGGGAAGAGCAcaagagttttctgctgggtAACACCATGTTTGAAGaagttgatggccattgtggctggtgcggcactgtgcctgatgatgtgctATGCCGcaatctggtattgctggaagaGAAACTGGTGAGTGTTGTGCTGATCTCTAgctcaaacagcttcctttaaaggctgctcatagtcagggaacattcccagagaggctgcggtggagttgtggccagtccatgattgtccaaataactctgctgagggttctgctgctgcccagtgcttccattggcctctcaattgctgggccttgtcctgggggccccgctggggctgcagccagtgctggctcccactgaggctgcctggccaagagcagccccaggggcacggggcagaggcagagggaggtggggaggagaaagagcagggccgaggttgcccttgaaaggcagaggcgctctggggcccgctcctggccagggaccctgcccagagccgtgccctgctggccggggccttgaggggcagctgtccagctgggcccagctgtgccagcagctccagccgtgctggggagccttgccagctctgggccctgctgtgcacgagggtcactgtgtgccactggcagctggggcctcagccacctcctctctgcacaggagcacctctggacaGGAGTTtaaagacggtggctgcaccttaCTCCCAGACAGTttgagctgctcctctggccgtcataagggcctggacagccctttcACCTGTTCTGTGTAGGGAACCGAAGATCAGCCATCTACAAGGAAACCTCCTActaccctgtagatcccactgccacctgctctccccatagGTCTCCCCAGCATGacttcatcccttttttgatCTCCCTGCATCCCATCCCCGCCAATTCTCAAGTTCTTCTGGagaccccaggagcagcccagcaccctccagcccctcctgagaccaacacatcccttcctctgcccctgagctccctggccttgccctctaaacaacactggagttaagccctgctgccctgccagggtAGGCGatggcccagctcttctcttgcactacagagatggagctgtcaccccagtgtctgggtggtagcagcagcaaagcccacctggcaccagcactggctgagctccgtgcccaggggcagctggggatggccacggtgtgggcaggcaggagccaggcaggggctgctgtgaccagcggCAGTGTCTcgatgggctgggggagcccagggggcaggcagcagcgtGGGGCTCCTGAGAACAAGTGACActattttgtatttgtttttcgTTTTTAGAaatttgactttttaaaaaatattttaaaatttatttactgtAGAGAGATACCCCTAAATATTTATTCCCGAGTAGTGTAGTAGTTAAGGACTTTACAAAATAGTATTAGAATCCTGAAAAGGCAAACCtatttttaattcacttttaatttttagaaatatttagaaatattttttgtagaGACATATCTCCAAAATATTCATCCCTTTTTCCAgaatacatttgtatttttaaagcagttttaCAGTTCTGGAAAGTTTTTTACacttatacaataaaaaataaaatggcatttctgTGGTAATCTTTACTCTGTGAAGAACTAAGACACCCTAAGACACCCAGccagctgcagaggcaaagatcttttcccacgGGAACTTTGTACCTAGTCACAACCAAGTGACGTAAAACCATTTCCCAGATATTTCCAGGGATTCTTGACCAGCTCAactcttagtcttcagaggcaaactttgagcacagtgggaatcttttcaagtcaccatctttgtttgcttgtgcaagaactgcctcagttccagagcaggggcttctctcagcttcctgctggccccgggctctcctcccggcctgctgggctttgctggctggcacagcctgtgccaagggccggcaaggtgcctgcaggccccagctctgggggaaacagaggacatcctgcccgtatccaccgtgctgccagctcagcagtgcagcacagcatgggctCACTCTCCCCATGGATCTTGTAGAGGttcaaagcaagacaggaaCACGTGCCCTGATTACACTTTGATGAATCCCAATGATATTCTGCTTGCAGGATGGGCACAAGCAGTGCATGATAGGTATAGCAGAGCCTCTGTTCACTGTGTCTCTTGCCATGGCCTCTTTCACAGTTGTATCTTTCCCCCTTCATATGTCCCACCAAACACCTAAGGGAGAACTGGACCTCTAATTGCATCAcacatctccatgcccatgcccgatgtccctgtgccagctgctttaacagcttgttgccatgcagatgctgcctccagccacacaAGGTACTCTCCCCTTGAAAGCACTGGCGctgctctctggcccctactgaaggtgggcagggcttggcccagctcttctcttgcagtaaagagatggagctgtcaccccagtgtgcgggtggtagcagcagcaaagcccagccaggatcagcactggctgagctccgtgcccaggggcagctggggatggccacggtgtgggcaggcaggagccaggcaggggatGCTGTGTCCAGTGGCAGGTCCccggggaggatggggcagcccatgctgagcgtccctgggctgagggacatttccttgcctgggaccatctgggcctggacctcctccagtggcacgcccaggaaaagagggaagccatcaagagcctgtgagttacgcagggatgggctgcagcttcctccctccttggtcAGCAGGCGGATTAAAAGAGGCCTCTAGGGTTTGCGGCAAACAGGAGTGGGCAAACAGGGCCATGGCATGTTTCTGAGGGACAATTCACGAGGcagtgtgcacaggcagggcaagcaggcagggttgcaggttttcttgTTAGGAAGTtttactgtgtgttgtttgcagtgtttctgttggttgctTGGTTTTGGTATTTCTGGCAGTAGTGGTTTTTACGCAATCGAAAGCTGTAGTTAGTACAAGTAACTAGATggaaccctccaaaaaggatgtgtctgtcctgacccattcctgtgcagagtgtttgagcttagcagtggtttcagggggCAGTGAGGGGAAAAGCTGCCtgcggtgtgaacaggtgaatgatctcctttcactggtggccgagcttagggaggaagtttaaggagtatcagggaaagtgaaagggaaatagattggtgGAGTTCAGTCCTTCCATCCTTACGGGAGGCCCAGCAAGAGTCACAGGACTCCTATGCCGCACACTgtcaggcaagagaaggacacctggtagatgaaggggagtggaaatggtccCTGCACGGGGAGGTtatgataaaaattcctcccgACCCCCGTCCCCTAGCCAGgggccacttcagaataggtatgagcccctggatctagagagtcagccaaatgattaagaagaaaattatctgcccagagagcctcccaattatgattAATCTGTAACATGGATTGCCATgtctaacatcaaaaaggaaagaatggtaatcgtggtgggtgattcccttctgaggggaacagagggccccatgtcaaggggacccaccccacagagagctctgctgcctccctggggcccaggtgcaggatattcctgagggacttcctgggctgattcagtcctctgattattatccactgttgaaactccaggctggcagtgatgagattgagaagaggagtgtcaggaccaTTGAAAGGGACTtcagggcacagggacaagtggttgataggacagggacacaggtagtcttttcctcagtccctttggtggctgagaaaaatggtgaaagcaaTAGGAGAGCTCATATCAGcaacaagtggctcaagggCTGGTGtcattggcagaattttggattctttgatcatggtGCAGCtttgatggcacctggcctgctggaaccagatgggctccatctctctgttaagggcagaaggtttttagctgatgagcttgcagaacttgttgagagggctttaaagtaggtttgaagagggaacgggatgcagctgggctgtctggaagcaggcccaagggtggtaagcctgagttagggatgaaatcagcagcccagctgaggtgcatggatagcagtgcacacagcatgggtaacaaacagcaagagctggaggccatggtccagcagcagagctgtgatgtcattgccatcacagaaacgtggtgggatgcctcacatggctggagcactacactggatggctacaagctcttcaggagagacaggaaagggagaagaggtgaagGTGTGGCTCTTTATATTTgggaggctttggacaccatggatattgaaactaatgatgatGAGGTGGAATGCCTATGGGTGAGAattagggggaaggccaacaaggctgacatcctactgggagtctgttatcatccacccaaccaggaagaagtggtggacaactcattctatgaacagctagaggatgtttcaggatcatcagcccttgttcttgtaggcgacttcaacttgccagacatctgctgggaacttaatacaacagaaaaaaaacagcccaggaaatttgtagagtgtgtggaggacaactgTTGGTTGCAGCAGGtgggtgagcccagcaggggagggactatgttagatctgctgtttgcagatagaggtgggctggggggacatgtggtggctggaggccgcttggggcacagtgatcatgaaatgatAGAATTTGTTGCATTGCAAGCTGATCTGTAGTCAGCATTAATCAAGTTCTAAGAAgcagtccagctcagctccatgaaCTAGCCTCTGTGTTTGACTGACAGAAGCTCACATCCAAAGGGAACTCTCCTAGGATGCAGACATTGCCTTGGTTCAGAGTCTGGGGCCACACAGATAGACCAATGAGCTGTCTCGGCCCAGGAGATTTGAGTGGGCTATAAAAGAACACTCCGGACAATAAACAAggctgtttttctgaggaaacacGAGTGGTCTGTCTTATGTTATGTCTCAGACAGGGGAACACCAATGTATCAAgaattcttggtattttgtgaaaacaggaggaagATCAATAAGACTTTTACACATGACTttcagagggcagactttggcctgtttaggagacttcttcagagagttccttggcaagcagcccttaaaaaccaaggagtccaggaaaggtgggcatgcttcaaaacagagatcttgagggcacaggaacagtctGTCCCTGGCTGCCGAAAGATGAGTCAATGAGGCAAAcacccagcctggatgggcaaggaggttttggaggaatttaggaataaaaagaggacgTATCATCTTTGGCAAAATGGTCAAGTCTCTCAGGAATTATTTAGAGGAGCTGCTAGAGcacgtaggaaaaaaaattagggaggccaaagcttagtttgaacttaaaatggtgacttctgtaaagggataataaaaaaatgtatttacaaatatatcaacgggaaaaggaagggtaagaccaacctttgttctttattagatgtgggagggaacttaggaactgcagatgaggacaaggcagaggcgttgaacaccttctttgcctcagtctttagtaggaagacgacttgtcctcaggacaagtgtcctgctgggctggtagatggtgtcagggagcagaatgggcccTGTTAGccaagaggaggcagccagagaactgctgagctgcttggatgttcctaaatctatggggccagatgggatccaccccagggtgatgagggagctggcagatgagctgctgaagccgctctccatcatttatcagcaatcctggctcactggtgaggttccaggtgactggaagctgcccaatgtgacGCCCATGtacaacaagggtgggaaggaggatcctggtaatcataggccagtcagtctgacctcagtacccactgaggtgatggaacagtttatactgagtgtcatcacacagcacttacaggatggccagggtatcagacccagccagcaggggttcaggaggggtaggtcgtgtccgaccaacctgatctccttttatgagcaagtgacctgcctgatggatgcaggaaaggctgtggatgtgtctatttggactgcagaaaggcctttacactgtcttccacagcacgctcctggaaaagctgcagcccagggcttggagaggaacactctttgctgggctcagaactggctggatggctggcccagagagggctggtgaacggtgctgcacccagctggcagccagtcaccagtggtgtccctgcgggctctgtgctggggccagctctggtCAATGGTTTTATTGacaacatggatgaggggattgagtgtttcattagcaaatctgcagacaacactaagctgggagagtgtgttgatctgttggaaggtaggagggctctgcaggcagacctggaatggttggagggatgggcagagtccagtggGATGAAGCTCAGTAGGTGCAAGTGCCccgtcctgcactttggccacaagaagcacctgcagtgttctaggctggggatagtgtggctggacagtggccaggcagaaagggagctgggggcactggtcacagccagctgaacatgagccagcagtgtggcctggtggccaaggaggccaatggctcctggcctgtgtcaggaacactgtggccagcaggagcagggaggtcattctgtccctgtacttggcactggtgaggccgcacctcaagtgctgtgtccagttctgggccatcagtttgggaaggacattgagtcgctcgagcacatccagagggggcaAGGGGGATGGTGAGCGGCTGGGAGCACAAGCCCTGGTGAGGAATGACtaagggagctgggggtgtttaccctggagaaaaggagactccgaagtgaccttatcactccacagctccctgaagggtagttgtagtcaggtggggttggtttctttctccaggcagcactgacagaaccagaggacacagtctcaagctgcatcaagggaaatgtaggttggatatcatgaaaatattttccacagaaagagtgataaaattctggaatggcctgccaggggaggtggtggagacaccatccctggatgggtttaaaaaagactgaatgtggcacttggtgccatggtttagttgtggTGTTGGGACATGTGTTAGACTGGATGATCTTGacggtctcttccaacctggtcattctgtgaattctgtatgaatactgagcatctccagggacacagcctgacctgcAATGTCAGTAGgcgaaaaaaaagttttgtgaatggccctttgatgaagcaaaacatttacaatcagggcagtgcaTTCATAGAGAtgggcgcacactctgggggtacagctaaggccatgaggtcacagaagggctctggggtcacagcaggctgagctctcagcaggccctgaggtcacagaggtgccagaggtgccagagccccgtggttgcacagcagcacaaggagccagcagtcagtccctgagcacaactgttgcggcagcagcggcggtggcagcagcggtgctgacgttgggacagcggtgtcgggacagcggtggcagcaagagctgcgggactggcggaggacaaggcaccatggcctttgctctgcgcctcttcctcctgctgctcctggccgtggccctgcctgccagggctgcccaggctgctccgctgcaagcgcggggagcaggtgagccggcagcctggctgccctttcccggcacagtgctccctgctccctgggaagcgctggggatggttttgcccagggctttagggagggtttcctctgtgggagggagagtgtcccaaggggccctgggcagccccatttccctttcctctcccagaatgttacacagggcagggaaagagggtggagagtggccaggagcctgcccagagctccccaggcccctgtgcagctttggccatgtccattcacaactggctcccatggcctttcctttcccatttcctgtacccagctccctgaggcagaaggggatgaAACTCAGCATGGAAATAGTTatgatctctgctccctctaGATTTGGATGGCaacataaattatttgcaagtacaggtgaatgacactttaaagatcttggaaaatgctggaggcaagttctgaaTATCTGTTTTATCTgatagaataatcagtgtcaatgtggcaagagctcattCATGCCCCTTTCCTCAAGGTTCTGTCAGGgttgaaaggctgaaaaatttgctctgctcccttctggagccctgagggatcccacaggatcgctgtcagtgggaggaaggagcatttagttgCCagtcttcctcccgtgtgcaatgccagtgtgtccttccgtgtgctctgtgcagccacagagaagagcagagagggaaggggccgggcccagggctgtgccgcGGGGCTGTGCCTTGTgagcagcctgaggatctcctgcagtgccacaggagctcttctgtcctgcctttctttgcagctgaacctgctggtgaaggtggtgcagcttcccaagccacatccaggactgaggctctgggagatgctgagggtaggtcaaggcctttccccctgggagagctgccagctcagagcccaaagctgggccagggaggcatcgctgcaggtgccagcacagaaccatgcacgtgtgtgccctcgccctgcgccatcccctcaccgctgctgcggctcagtggtgcccgtgcagatcagcagagatggcagaagcttctgtggctgttgtgttacaggtgtgtctcctgggaggacttctccagctcctttgctgattcctacagagAAGCCTGCctcccatcgcaggggtgagtagtgtgtccctgctgaccccacaggctgatccctgcttttgtgggatctgttccgaggaaatagaaatattcctcttaaggtcccctgagaatggagaacaaacccagaaggaacagtaagtccctggaggcatccaaacacatggagaagatGCCGAGTGATCTGGAATGATGCCATGGTGGAtacatttccctcatgcttcccctgggactcagcagccggggttttggctgcacatctggacacgccgtgcctggcacagtgggaagggatccatggcagcctatctgccctgctgctgctttcacgccctgcagggctgcttcccagcctggcctggctgcagcttctgcccagcctctgcaggaaggcatttggcatcagctgacaggcagcccaaactgcaccacaggccatgcccaccctgagatcccctgcgaTTTTGCAGTCACCAGGCTGATCACTAATGGCGGGTGTTGTGATGAAAGTGGGCCCTGTCCTTCCTAGGATGTTTATGTCTTTGACAAGAATTGCCTCTTGAAGATGCCGCCTCTCCAGTGGGAATCGGTCTTACCTGATgagctgttgcttttcctttctccacaagtGGATGGTGAGGCTGTACAGAGGGCGGcgtttcccgaaggaagcagtggctccatgccagcctctgccgCAGGAAGAGAGGGGATGCCAGGCACAGGACCAGGAGGTAATTGCAGTGCCTCTGGACTTGAGACCTGCTAGAGTTTGAGCTGCcccctctgctgcct of the Passer domesticus isolate bPasDom1 chromosome 9, bPasDom1.hap1, whole genome shotgun sequence genome contains:
- the LOC135307555 gene encoding uncharacterized protein LOC135307555 isoform X3, which codes for MRQMLKEMQQAGEAEVAQKASPLAWLHKVLKPLESPAGVSAGRTSPAPLLIPTKKTGSHGRGPLRRKNKGKGQKKPHEPNNILKHIVTELHKGHGVSAGRTSPAPLLIPTQKPGSHRRDWDRDMDSMLVFLDESVKTSADGGANPVGESDLASQPTFRIEPLGDAEGVSAGRTFPGPLVDVARRTSSLRRDAASTTKHADNIGKSTRVFCWVTPCLKKLMAIVAGAALCLMMCYAAIWYCWKRNWSTSGQEFKDGGCTLLPDSLSCSSGRHKGLDSPFTCSV
- the LOC135307555 gene encoding uncharacterized protein LOC135307555 isoform X2 gives rise to the protein MPGTGTGAEVAQKASPLAWLHKVLKPLESPAGVSAGRTSPAPLLIPTKKTGSHGRGPLRRKNKGKGQKKPHEPNNILKHIVTELHKGHGVSAGRTSPAPLLIPTQKPGSHRRDWDRDMDSMLVFLDESVKTSADGGANPVGESDLASQPTFRIEPLGDAEGVSAGRTFPGPLVDVARRTSSLRRGPLRMENKPRGDTKSLEASKHMEEMPSDLERRHDAASTTKHADNIGKSTRVFCWVTPCLKKLMAIVAGAALCLMMCYAAIWYCWKRNWSTSGQEFKDGGCTLLPDSLSCSSGRHKGLDSPFTCSV
- the LOC135307555 gene encoding uncharacterized protein LOC135307555 isoform X1 → MRQMLKEMQQAGEAEVAQKASPLAWLHKVLKPLESPAGVSAGRTSPAPLLIPTKKTGSHGRGPLRRKNKGKGQKKPHEPNNILKHIVTELHKGHGVSAGRTSPAPLLIPTQKPGSHRRDWDRDMDSMLVFLDESVKTSADGGANPVGESDLASQPTFRIEPLGDAEGVSAGRTFPGPLVDVARRTSSLRRGPLRMENKPRGDTKSLEASKHMEEMPSDLERRHDAASTTKHADNIGKSTRVFCWVTPCLKKLMAIVAGAALCLMMCYAAIWYCWKRNWSTSGQEFKDGGCTLLPDSLSCSSGRHKGLDSPFTCSV